Proteins co-encoded in one Mycobacterium mantenii genomic window:
- a CDS encoding SDR family NAD(P)-dependent oxidoreductase, whose amino-acid sequence MKTAVVTGGASGIGRAVAERLRSDGSRVAVVDLSPTDDGFGYVADVTDRAQVDTAVAAIRAAYGPILVLVNAAGVEGFKKFSDMSFEDWSKVIDVNLNGVFHTVQAVLPDMVEAGWGRIVNISSSSTHSGQPFMAHYVAAKSAVNGLTKSLALEYGPAGITVNAVPPGFVDTPMLRSAERRHLLGGMVEDHIQRTPVRRVGKPEDIAAACAFFVSEEAGYITGQILGVNGGRNT is encoded by the coding sequence GTGAAGACGGCGGTCGTGACCGGTGGCGCCTCGGGGATCGGCCGTGCCGTCGCCGAGCGATTACGCAGCGACGGTTCTCGGGTGGCCGTCGTCGATCTGTCGCCCACCGATGACGGCTTCGGCTATGTCGCCGACGTGACTGACCGCGCCCAGGTCGATACCGCGGTAGCCGCGATCCGCGCGGCGTACGGACCGATTCTGGTGCTGGTCAATGCGGCAGGCGTGGAGGGCTTCAAGAAGTTCTCGGACATGTCCTTCGAGGACTGGTCCAAGGTGATCGATGTGAACCTGAACGGTGTCTTCCACACCGTTCAAGCCGTGCTGCCCGACATGGTCGAGGCCGGATGGGGTCGCATCGTCAACATCTCGTCGTCCAGCACCCACTCCGGGCAGCCGTTCATGGCCCACTACGTGGCCGCGAAGTCCGCAGTGAACGGCCTGACCAAATCACTGGCCCTCGAATACGGACCGGCCGGAATCACCGTCAATGCGGTTCCGCCGGGGTTCGTCGACACGCCGATGCTGCGCAGTGCCGAGCGGCGGCACCTGCTCGGTGGCATGGTCGAGGATCACATTCAGCGCACCCCGGTGCGCCGGGTGGGCAAGCCGGAGGACATCGCCGCGGCATGCGCCTTTTTTGTGTCCGAGGAAGCCGGTTACATCACCGGCCAGATACTTGGAGTCAACGGCGGTCGCAATACCTGA